The Sedimentibacter sp. zth1 DNA segment AATATTTAAGTTCTAAATATGGTGTGAAATATGCTTATGAATTGCTTTATGACAACCCAGACAAAGTTATAAATAATGTACCAATACCATATAAAAACCCAGTAAAAAAAATTATATAGATTTTTGAAAACTAGAACGGAGAAGTAAAGATGATTGCAACAAATGAGGAAATAGATTTAAGCGAAATATTACATATAATAAAAAAAAATATGTTAATTATAATTATAGTATCTTTAATATTTGGTTTGTTGGGATATTGTGCATCAAATTATGCAATAGAACCTAAGTATGAATCCAAGACAACACTACTTATCAATAGTAGTAAATTGTCACAAGAAACTATAACTCAAACTGACGTATCATTGAGCAAGAGTTTAATTTATACGTACGCGGAAATTGCAAAATCAGAAACAATAATAAACCAAACTATTGCAAAACTTGGTATAGAAAAAAAGGATATATGCGAGCTAAATGTTATACCTTTGAGAGACACACAAATAATTCAAATAAAAGTTCAGGCGAAATCATCAATTTTAGCCAGTGATATAGCCAATACTATAGCTAATTATTTTATCAAAGAAGTAATTAGAATAGCAAAAGTTGATAGCGTTGAAATAATAGATGAAGCTATACCTATCGAAGAAAGTGTATCTCCAAATATAAAGTTAAACACACTTGTTTCTGTTATAATGGGATTTATAATTATAATATTAATTGTGTTTTTTAGAAGTTATTTAGATAGAAAAATAAGAACAGAATCAGATTTAGAAAAATTAACTGATAGACCGCTTTTAGGAACTATAATAAAATACAATATTGATCAAAAAAAAGGTAATAAAATAATAATGCAAAGAGATACAAATTCTCCTGTATCAGAGTCTTATAGAAGTATAAGAAGTAGTATATTATTTTCAAATATAGACAATAATATAAAAAAGATAATTATAACTAGTTCTAATAAATCCGAAGGGAAGTCAACAACTATATGTAATCTAGCCTATTCATTGGCAGAGTTAGGTTTAAAAGTGTTGCTTATAGATTGTGACTTTAGAAGACCGTCTATTCATAGAAAATTTAGAATATCAAATTTATCTGGATTAACAAATATATTATTAAAAAAAGATAACTATAAAAATTATACACACCAAATTGTTGAAAACTTAGATGTATTAACAAGCGGTAAAAAACCTAATAATCCTGCACAAATAATAGGTTCTGAGGCTATGCAAAATTTTATAAAAGAAATAGAGGATGATTATGACTATATACTTTTAGATAGTGCACCATTAATAGTATCTGATCCAATAGTCTTAACAAGAATATGTGATGGATTAATATATATTGTTCAATCTGGAGCAGTAGAAAAAGATATTGTTTATAAAAATATAGAAAAACTAAAAACAACTGGTATTAATATTCTCGGATGTATATTAAACAATGTGAATATTAAAGAACAAAAA contains these protein-coding regions:
- a CDS encoding polysaccharide biosynthesis tyrosine autokinase, producing MIATNEEIDLSEILHIIKKNMLIIIIVSLIFGLLGYCASNYAIEPKYESKTTLLINSSKLSQETITQTDVSLSKSLIYTYAEIAKSETIINQTIAKLGIEKKDICELNVIPLRDTQIIQIKVQAKSSILASDIANTIANYFIKEVIRIAKVDSVEIIDEAIPIEESVSPNIKLNTLVSVIMGFIIIILIVFFRSYLDRKIRTESDLEKLTDRPLLGTIIKYNIDQKKGNKIIMQRDTNSPVSESYRSIRSSILFSNIDNNIKKIIITSSNKSEGKSTTICNLAYSLAELGLKVLLIDCDFRRPSIHRKFRISNLSGLTNILLKKDNYKNYTHQIVENLDVLTSGKKPNNPAQIIGSEAMQNFIKEIEDDYDYILLDSAPLIVSDPIVLTRICDGLIYIVQSGAVEKDIVYKNIEKLKTTGINILGCILNNVNIKEQKYGYYYYNSYYSDEGKNKKYKNK